Sequence from the Seonamhaeicola sp. ML3 genome:
CTTACTTTTAGTTTGACAAAACCGCAACAAAGCTTATACAGAGCCGTTGGCAACAAGCTTGACCCGTCCTGAATAAAGGCTACATAATCTTAAACAATTATGTACAAAAATGACAAAGTAATTAGACGGTATTCAGAATCTTTTAAACTCAAAATTTTAGACGAACTTACCACCGGAAAACTAAACAAGTATCAATTAGGCAAGGCTTACGGCATCAACTCTTCTACCATTAACGAATGGATCAAGAAGTACAACCGTAAGGACTTAATGAACACACGAGTAACCGTGAAAACAAAAGACGAGATAACACGTATCAAACAGCTTCAAAAAGAGATTGAACAGCTCAAGAAACTCTTATTGAAAAAGGATATGGATGCGCTTGTAGATGAATCCTATCTTGAAGTAGCCGCAGAACAGTTAGGCTACAAATCTGTCCTCGAGCTAAAAAAAAAGCTAAATATCAAGCCCTGATAAAGGCCAGGGAAAAGTCTAGGGGATTTGCTTCTTTAGCTACTGTTTGCAGCTTCTTCGGTCTTAAACGCGATGCATACTACAAGTATAAACGTAGAGCAGACAAGCGATTACAGATTGAACAGAAAACCATTCAGATAGTCAAGCAGAGACGTAAATCCCTGCCTAGAGAAGGCACCAGAAAGCTTATTAAGTCTCTAGATAACAACTTTAAGCAAGCTGGCTTAAATGTCGGTAGAGACACCTTGTTTAACATCTTAAGAAAACACAATATGCTGATTCACAGAAAGAAAGCACATCATAAAACCACAAACTCATTCCACAGGTTCTACAAGTACAAGAACATCATCAAGGATTTGGAAATAAAGGAACCAAACCAAGTTTGGGTAAGCGATATAACCTACATCAGAACTATCAATGGCTTCTCCTACCTTGCCCTCATTACAGATATGTACAGCCGTAAGATAGTAGGATATGACCTTAGTGACAGCCTTGAGCTGGCAGGCTGTGTAAGGGCTCTTCAAAAAGCCCTGAAACAGTCTGGTAAGCGTACGCCTCAAGTACACCACTCTGACCGTGGAATCCAATATTGCAGTAACCTTTACACTAACATTCTAAGAAATAAAAACATCAAAATCAGTATGACCGAAGACAATCATTGCTACGAAAACGCACTTGCAGAACGTGTAAACGGCATCCTTAAAGACGAGTTCTATCTCGACCAGACCTTTGACAGCCTGAAACACGCTAAGCGTGCAGCAAAAAATGCTATCAACTTATACAACTCTATAAGATTACATTTATCTTTAGATTTTAAAACACCTGAAATGGTATATACAAATGCAGCGTAAAATCAATTATTAACCTGTAGCCATATTTCAGGACGTGACAGCTGAAAAAACCGTATGAGAATAAACATTTTAACATCTGAATTGAAAAAAGTCAACCGAAATCTGAATTTCTCGTTACTGATTTTCGGATTGTTTATGTTGCTGTTTTTTATTTCGTTTTGGTTTCCTAAAAGTGATTTAATGAAAAGCGTTTATCTGATTTCATTATTTGCTTCTGGTGTTCTAATATTAGTATCAATTATCCTAACAATATTCCGCCAAAGTAAAAAGCAAACTATTGAATTAGATAAAAATCAAATAGCGGAATTGACAATCAATTCTGAAACAGACGCTGAAACAATCACCAAAAAATCGGAAATTGAATATGCTGGAAATGAAATACAAACCAAATCGGACTCAAAAGTTTATGAAATAAACAATAAATGTGCTTTTGAATTATTAAAATGCGGGCAAGAAATAATGACAACAAATCTGACCAAAAAAAGTAATGGTTTGGAAATGTCACCAAAAGAATTGTTTAATGATTTGATGTCAATTTTATGGGCATCGAGTTGAATAAAAGCCAGTTGCTAACAATGGTAATCGTTGCGCAAGCCAGTAAAAAACATAAAATTTAGTCCGAAAGCTCCTTTTTAAGGGGCTTTACTTTTTTGTAAGCTCCGTTTTCTATGTGAATTTCAAATACTTTTTAAGATTATAGGCCATGGCAGAGAGGTGCATCACCTTGTTGGCCTGTGCGATGCCAATGGTATTGATTTTCCTCAGGCCCATAAACTGGGTAAGGGTACCGAACACGGGCTCTACTGTACTTTGCCGTTTCCCCTTCATGTAGCTGCCCCGTTCGCTGTTCACCCGTTTGTTGTTCCGTTCGTATTCCTCTCGGTAATAGGTGACCGAGAACTTCTTTTCCTTGGCCGTTCTTCCCAAGCATTGTGATGCCAACGGGCAGCCCTTGCACTGTTTGGAAGAACTACGGTACTCTTTCTTCTTGGTCTGCGTCCTATGGTCCAAAAAGACTTTCTTAAATGGGATTACCTCGCCCTGTGGACAGATATAATGGTCTTCTGTCCTGTTATAAACAAATCCTTTTGGACCACCTTTATATGTGCCATGGGGCGGTATAAAACTCTCCAAGCCTTCTGCTTCCAAAAACGCATAGTTCTCACCACTGCTATAGCCCGTATCGGCCAAACAGTTGCGCCAGATAAGCCCTTGGTGATGTAACCTATCTTTTAAACGCCCTGTGATATCCTGTAAACACTGGTTGTCCTTCTTGTCCGCATGGTAAGCCTTGATGTCGGTAATCACATGATGCCCCGTATCTACACTTAGTTGGCCCAGGTAATTTAGCTTTCTCGCCTTGCACGGTTTGACACTGATCCTAGCATCGGGGTCAGTAGGACTGTAATGCGTTTTATTTGAAGTGTACTTGCTCCCCTTGTTGCCGGCCCCTGGACGTTGGTCCTGGTCTAGTTGCCAACGCTTATTTCTACTCGATATAGCCTGTAATTCCGTGGAGCTGGCCGTAAGCTCCTGTTGGGATCTTGATGCTTTATTGAGCTTGGATTTCCTTATCGGACTTTTTTTTTATCCATCGAACTGATGTGACGGATCTGGTGCAGATGCGTTTCCAGATCCTCCTTGGGGGCTTTAAGCTCCAGACTGTCCATCGAGGCATTGGCCTTGACCGGGGCCGAGTCTATGGCCTGGGTATGCCCGCTTACCATACCCTTGTCAACGCACATGCCCAATATCTCGGTAAATACTGCTTCAAATACAGACTCTGGATATAACTGCCGCGTACGGCTGATGGTAGAATGCCATGGCAGCTCTTCGTCTATATCATAACCTAAAAAATATAGGATATCCAAGCGCATACTACTGTGCTGCACCAATTGCCTGTCGCTGACGATATTCTCCAGATAACCCACCAGGCACAGCTTAAAGAACACGACCGGGCCGATGCTCTTTTGTCCACTTGAACCATAATAGCTCTTGGTCAGGCCATAAAGGAAATCCAAATCCAGAACTCCCTTTAGCCGTCTATAAAAATTCTCCTTGGGAATGCGCTCACTGAGTTGAAACTGGGCGAACAATTTTTCTTGGTATTCTTTCTTGCCTTGCATAACACAAAATAAGAAATTTCTGTATCTTTAACAAGCATTTGTGCAACAGGCACATTGGCTATAAGTAATTGCTTGTTCTCGCCTACTTCTGAAAATCCTCGCGGGTTTTCAGTTTGATGTGTACTTGCGAAGTTTCGTGCTATCCCATGCAACTCCTAATAGTCGAACTCGATGGAAGACATTCAGTGAAAGCTGATGTAAATAGCTCCGCAACTAAGTTGCCCCCACTATTTCGGCGCATGTATTGCACATTTTGCATCTTCTTTTTAATAGCCGAACTTCGCGTTTGGCAGGTCGTTGTATAAATAAAGATGAAATTCATATTCAAAATAATATTACTGGCATTTTTGACCATTTCTGGTTGTAAACCAAAACAGATTGATAAAACCAAACCGAGATTAGAAACGCCACAAGTAGAGTTTACGCAATTTGATTTGGGTGAAAGTGACTTACCAAAACTGAAACGAGAAGTAAATGATTATGAATTAATTTTCACACCTGAGCAATTGGAAAAATTGACCTCAATAATTCGAGAATTTCAGAAAGAGACAACTAATCAAATTGCTTTAGTATCAATAGACTCAATTGGAAAATATACTGACTTTGACCAATTCGCGATTGACTTGTCGAATTACAACGAAGTTGGAATAAAGGGAAAAGACAACGGATTGACAATTGTTTTCAGTAAAAAATTGAGAAAACTACGAATTTCGACTGGTTATGGAATAGAAAAAATACTGACTGATGAAATCTGCAAGAAAGTAATTGACGAAACGATTATCCCTGAATTTAAAAACGGAGAATATTATAACGGAATTGAAAAAGGAATTACAGAATTAATTGCAAAATGGAAATAAAAGTACTTTGTACAACATCTATAACTTAAAAGAGGCTACATGTACTCATTGCGCTTAATTTAAAATGAACACCCAGAAAACATTAAAAATATTATTTCTTATTTGTGCAGTCTTGTTGACTAACTGTTATTCGACAAAAAAATTGAGCCGAAAAAGCACTTATTCCCCTTCAAACTTAAATAAGTTTGGAATTAACGGTCTTTACGAAAATAGCTTACAGGATTCAACAAGTATAGACCTTTGGACTACATTAAAAAAAAGTTATAGATGGAAGTGGGATATTCCAAAAACCAAAAAACCAATAGTAAAATTGGAGCTGATTTATGACAAAAATTGAATGTAAGCCTTATCGATAATGGCAGAGTTATAGACAAGATCATTTTAAACGGTAAAATAAAGGGAAATTATTTCTCCATTGACAAAAATTTAACCTTCGTGCCTCTATTTCCGATTTACTATATACATAATGAGAACAAAACCATTATAGGTACAGACGAGAATGGGAATTTGATAGTGGTAAATGGCTATATCCGCGAAGGACATATTTTGGTAATGGGAGCTGGATATAGAAGTATAACTAGTAGAGTGTATAAAAGATTAATTGAACAAAATTAATCGGCAATAAAACGTATAAGTTATTATTAAGCTCAAGCCTACTGGTAAAAAACACAATTAATTTTTCAGTGCCGAGTCTCCTTTTATTTAATAAAATTGAACGTTAAAGGATAGCTTGGAATCTCGCCGTTACCTGCTTTGATGGCATTAATAATCGGGAAAATAAAAGAAAAAATCCCCAGAACAATAAAGCCCAATAGCCCTAGTCCAAAAAATAGTATACCAGGAATACATATTAA
This genomic interval carries:
- a CDS encoding transposase, which gives rise to MYKNDKVIRRYSESFKLKILDELTTGKLNKYQLGKAYGINSSTINEWIKKYNRKDLMNTRVTVKTKDEITRIKQLQKEIEQLKKLLLKKDMDALVDESYLEVAAEQLGYKSVLELKKKLNIKP
- a CDS encoding IS3 family transposase; this encodes MKAREKSRGFASLATVCSFFGLKRDAYYKYKRRADKRLQIEQKTIQIVKQRRKSLPREGTRKLIKSLDNNFKQAGLNVGRDTLFNILRKHNMLIHRKKAHHKTTNSFHRFYKYKNIIKDLEIKEPNQVWVSDITYIRTINGFSYLALITDMYSRKIVGYDLSDSLELAGCVRALQKALKQSGKRTPQVHHSDRGIQYCSNLYTNILRNKNIKISMTEDNHCYENALAERVNGILKDEFYLDQTFDSLKHAKRAAKNAINLYNSIRLHLSLDFKTPEMVYTNAA
- a CDS encoding transposase; amino-acid sequence: MITDIKAYHADKKDNQCLQDITGRLKDRLHHQGLIWRNCLADTGYSSGENYAFLEAEGLESFIPPHGTYKGGPKGFVYNRTEDHYICPQGEVIPFKKVFLDHRTQTKKKEYRSSSKQCKGCPLASQCLGRTAKEKKFSVTYYREEYERNNKRVNSERGSYMKGKRQSTVEPVFGTLTQFMGLRKINTIGIAQANKVMHLSAMAYNLKKYLKFT
- a CDS encoding transposase, which produces MQGKKEYQEKLFAQFQLSERIPKENFYRRLKGVLDLDFLYGLTKSYYGSSGQKSIGPVVFFKLCLVGYLENIVSDRQLVQHSSMRLDILYFLGYDIDEELPWHSTISRTRQLYPESVFEAVFTEILGMCVDKGMVSGHTQAIDSAPVKANASMDSLELKAPKEDLETHLHQIRHISSMDKKKVR
- a CDS encoding YgcG family protein, with protein sequence MKFIFKIILLAFLTISGCKPKQIDKTKPRLETPQVEFTQFDLGESDLPKLKREVNDYELIFTPEQLEKLTSIIREFQKETTNQIALVSIDSIGKYTDFDQFAIDLSNYNEVGIKGKDNGLTIVFSKKLRKLRISTGYGIEKILTDEICKKVIDETIIPEFKNGEYYNGIEKGITELIAKWK